A stretch of the Acidisarcina sp. genome encodes the following:
- a CDS encoding FUSC family protein translates to MYLIFLISYDTPYLTFTRYLGMLACQCSGVAAAFLLIAATNNDPLARVLGVAFFSFIAAFIRRTSIRYFPVTDFAVFGIGCLAYFEYGTPAERAVHLSMWPIATGFLAVGSKLAVEYTFTRRDPVYALRREIEARLLALEQMFSSYASMEQDPIQLKAQISQVKRFAFAGQAKMQGLLQEVKGRHMEKDIFPHVDISALIPMLARVLDQAAAFAVHNAFLPSSANREQLDRIRQCLADIREGKWQQARQSLELSTQLPTRDLDLLEAGLEALTASFSEEASEPDEVLQPETPNEPKQTAWLLPDAFTNLEYTSFATKIMLCAVICHVIYNAIAWQGISTAVITVLVAGLTSAGAFNQKLIFRFLGSAIGGVVFGLGCIIFLFPYVDTATPFLIVVAAVSFLAAWISRSPHLSYIGMQMAFSFYFVVFENFAPTSTLTGGRDRLAGILLALFVMWLIFRPEKSIHQMRQTFAKLLALQADYLRVVTSHQLPAATRRVRGVEMRDEMERTVISARALAELITYEFGQNREQDIQISEKIQRAISSSGNLLLSIIHWHESGIPLTDASLEQSQIALENGLRSLSALVGQNQLPAAKPGEGAELLPRHAPQAMPPSIEKSFDLYRELDLQCRSIVLP, encoded by the coding sequence ATGTATCTCATCTTCCTCATCTCCTATGACACCCCTTACCTGACCTTTACGCGTTATTTGGGAATGCTGGCATGTCAATGCAGCGGGGTCGCTGCTGCGTTCCTGCTGATTGCCGCAACTAACAACGATCCCCTAGCGAGAGTCCTGGGAGTCGCATTTTTTAGCTTCATCGCGGCATTTATTCGCCGCACGTCCATCCGTTATTTTCCGGTCACTGACTTCGCGGTCTTTGGGATCGGATGTCTCGCTTACTTTGAGTACGGCACGCCAGCAGAGCGGGCCGTTCATCTATCCATGTGGCCTATCGCTACGGGGTTCCTTGCTGTAGGCTCCAAGCTTGCAGTCGAGTACACATTCACCCGGCGCGATCCTGTATACGCACTCCGTCGCGAGATCGAAGCTCGCCTCCTTGCTTTGGAGCAGATGTTTTCCTCCTATGCTTCGATGGAACAGGATCCGATACAACTCAAGGCCCAGATATCTCAAGTCAAGCGCTTCGCCTTCGCGGGGCAAGCGAAGATGCAAGGCTTATTGCAAGAGGTCAAAGGGCGGCACATGGAGAAGGACATCTTCCCCCATGTCGATATCTCAGCGCTGATTCCAATGTTGGCTCGAGTGCTGGATCAGGCTGCGGCCTTTGCCGTTCATAACGCCTTCTTGCCGTCCTCAGCGAACCGAGAACAACTGGATCGCATCCGGCAATGCCTTGCTGACATTCGAGAGGGAAAGTGGCAGCAGGCTCGTCAGTCTCTGGAATTATCAACGCAGTTACCAACCAGAGACCTGGATTTACTGGAAGCAGGACTGGAGGCTCTGACGGCCAGCTTTTCTGAAGAGGCTTCCGAACCTGACGAAGTGCTTCAGCCCGAAACGCCCAATGAGCCGAAACAAACAGCCTGGTTGCTGCCCGATGCTTTCACCAACCTCGAGTACACAAGCTTTGCTACCAAGATTATGCTGTGTGCCGTCATCTGCCATGTCATCTACAACGCCATCGCATGGCAGGGCATTTCGACCGCTGTCATTACGGTGCTGGTTGCAGGACTGACCTCCGCGGGAGCATTTAATCAGAAGCTGATCTTTCGTTTTCTCGGTTCTGCTATTGGTGGAGTTGTCTTCGGCCTCGGATGTATCATCTTCCTCTTTCCTTACGTAGACACTGCGACCCCTTTCCTGATCGTTGTTGCCGCGGTGTCTTTCCTTGCTGCCTGGATCTCTCGCAGTCCCCACTTGAGTTATATAGGGATGCAGATGGCATTTTCCTTTTACTTCGTCGTGTTTGAGAACTTTGCTCCTACCTCTACATTGACGGGAGGCCGCGATAGACTCGCAGGCATTCTGTTGGCACTCTTTGTAATGTGGCTTATCTTCCGGCCGGAAAAGAGCATCCACCAGATGCGACAGACATTCGCCAAACTGCTGGCTCTGCAGGCCGATTACCTGCGGGTCGTCACCTCCCACCAATTGCCTGCTGCCACACGGCGGGTCAGGGGAGTAGAAATGAGAGATGAGATGGAGCGCACCGTCATTTCCGCTCGCGCTCTGGCCGAACTCATCACCTACGAATTTGGCCAGAACAGGGAACAGGACATTCAGATCAGCGAAAAAATACAACGCGCAATCTCTAGTTCTGGAAATCTCCTTCTTAGCATTATTCACTGGCACGAAAGCGGAATCCCTCTAACGGATGCGAGTCTGGAGCAGTCCCAAATAGCGCTGGAGAATGGACTGAGATCTCTATCCGCCCTCGTGGGGCAAAATCAGCTGCCCGCCGCCAAGCCGGGGGAAGGAGCGGAATTGCTGCCCCGCCACGCCCCTCAAGCAATGCCGCCCTCCATCGAGAAATCCTTCGACCTCTATCGAGAACTTGACCTGCAATGCCGTAGCATCGTTTTGCCATAG
- a CDS encoding TolC family protein — MRAIWLMAVLLLPPSATMLAEDSGPGSVTAARTTTTSPEPTHEVLLLDDLVRETLEKSPEVQSALHAVGALERRVPQAKTLPDPMASVGWMGNITPFSVQQGDPSSYRSLAVSEQFPYPGKLKLRGEMASKDAEAAHADYEAVRRKVTADVKAAYYDYFYFDKAIQTTTRNKELLEKLSKISEARYRVGKAMQQDVLRSQVEISLLLQKLTVLEQQRATAQARINTFLLRAPESPLPPTADVEPASLRYSLDELYALAAANDTAALRNQKLVEKNRLGVALAQKEYRPDFGVGYMYQQRPAMMDMHGITVSVNLPIFYKSKQRQGVAEASEDLLSAEKGRDSRLNEIRFELKQQYLQAKASEQLLSLYTKAIVPQSSLALESSMASYQVGNIDFLSLLANFTTLWSYETDYYRQLADYHTSLARIEVLTGSEVTDSAKPALPVSDHESAKGDN; from the coding sequence ATGAGAGCGATATGGCTCATGGCGGTGCTTTTGCTACCGCCAAGTGCGACCATGCTGGCGGAGGATTCCGGACCCGGTTCCGTAACAGCGGCACGAACAACAACGACCAGCCCGGAACCGACGCACGAGGTCCTGCTCTTAGATGATCTTGTCCGCGAGACACTGGAGAAGAGTCCGGAAGTGCAGAGCGCTCTGCATGCTGTCGGCGCTCTGGAGCGGCGCGTACCACAGGCAAAGACGCTGCCAGACCCGATGGCTTCCGTGGGGTGGATGGGCAACATCACGCCGTTTAGCGTGCAGCAAGGCGACCCGTCGAGTTATCGTTCGCTTGCGGTATCCGAGCAATTTCCCTATCCAGGCAAGCTGAAGTTGCGCGGAGAGATGGCAAGCAAAGACGCGGAGGCCGCGCACGCTGACTATGAAGCCGTGCGTCGAAAAGTAACCGCGGACGTGAAGGCTGCATATTACGACTACTTCTACTTTGACAAGGCAATCCAGACCACCACTCGGAACAAGGAGCTTTTGGAAAAGCTCTCGAAAATATCCGAAGCACGATATCGAGTTGGAAAGGCAATGCAGCAGGATGTGCTGAGGTCCCAGGTGGAAATCTCGCTGCTGTTGCAGAAGCTGACCGTCCTTGAACAACAGCGCGCCACAGCACAGGCAAGGATCAATACGTTTCTGCTTCGTGCTCCGGAATCGCCCTTACCACCCACCGCCGATGTGGAACCTGCAAGTCTCCGCTACTCGCTGGATGAGCTGTATGCTCTGGCCGCGGCGAATGACACCGCCGCTCTCCGCAATCAAAAGCTTGTCGAGAAGAACCGCCTGGGAGTTGCTCTGGCACAAAAGGAATACCGGCCAGACTTCGGTGTGGGCTACATGTATCAGCAGCGCCCCGCCATGATGGACATGCATGGCATCACTGTCAGCGTAAATCTTCCCATCTTCTACAAGTCGAAGCAACGGCAGGGTGTGGCGGAAGCAAGCGAGGATCTGCTAAGTGCCGAAAAGGGGAGGGACAGTCGCCTGAACGAGATTCGCTTTGAGCTAAAGCAGCAGTATCTTCAGGCTAAGGCATCGGAGCAACTGTTAAGTCTCTACACCAAGGCGATAGTTCCACAATCGTCGCTGGCCTTGGAGTCTTCCATGGCCTCCTATCAAGTAGGAAACATCGATTTCCTCTCGCTGCTTGCTAACTTCACAACCTTGTGGAGTTATGAGACGGACTACTACCGGCAACTTGCTGACTATCACACTTCTCTGGCGCGTATCGAAGTTCTGACAGGCTCGGAGGTAACCGATTCTGCAAAACCTGCGCTGCCAGTCTCCGACCATGAATCAGCGAAAGGAGACAACTAG
- a CDS encoding DUF4382 domain-containing protein yields MKERLLLLLGVSAFATLLTTTAIVGCSGGSSTPTTATTSGTVSVHLIDPPTCATPNGNFSHVWITVTRVQANISTSAGPNDSGWVDLVDLRSAPKQLDLFNLASTSCVLNQLGSTTGLPPGKYQQIRFYLLDNSPSGNTAVPSSNQCSTAGAYNCVVLADNSVKPLALSSEAKTGIKIPPGSLAGGGITIAAGQAADITIDFSACESIILEGNGTYRLKPTLRAGEVALQQNSIGGRVVDSVTKKPVANALVALEQPDPVTGVDRIVRSALSASDGTFFFCPLPAGPYDIVVNGSTTNAAYITTLTTNVSLGTAVGDIPITPQPGSSTASLPGTINGLVTTAGGNGSDIVLSALQAGSSTLQFTVPLLPGSSSIITTGASSTCPTGTNCANYSLVVPASNPVVGTYSSTGTAYAAPATGTVNYSVDALAFLADGSDTPNCSPSEIVTKQDIANVTLAVLPGAPIVAKTTSFTGCQ; encoded by the coding sequence ATGAAAGAGCGATTGTTGCTTCTCCTGGGTGTATCGGCATTTGCGACTCTGCTTACCACGACAGCCATTGTCGGCTGTTCTGGAGGCAGTTCCACGCCAACTACCGCCACAACTTCCGGGACGGTCAGTGTCCACCTCATAGACCCGCCTACCTGTGCGACACCAAACGGAAATTTCAGCCATGTCTGGATTACCGTAACCCGCGTTCAGGCAAACATTTCTACCAGTGCCGGGCCCAACGATTCCGGCTGGGTCGATCTTGTCGATCTTCGCAGCGCGCCCAAGCAACTTGATCTGTTCAACCTCGCCTCCACCTCCTGCGTGCTCAACCAGCTTGGTTCCACCACTGGTCTGCCCCCGGGCAAATACCAGCAGATTCGCTTCTACCTGCTGGATAACAGCCCCTCCGGAAACACTGCCGTGCCCTCCAGCAACCAGTGCTCCACCGCAGGCGCCTATAACTGCGTCGTTCTGGCGGATAACTCGGTTAAGCCCCTGGCTCTCAGCAGCGAGGCAAAGACTGGCATCAAGATTCCGCCGGGATCTCTGGCCGGTGGTGGCATAACCATCGCCGCGGGTCAGGCTGCGGACATCACCATCGACTTCAGTGCCTGCGAATCCATTATTCTGGAAGGCAACGGCACCTACCGCCTCAAGCCGACTTTGCGTGCCGGCGAGGTGGCTCTGCAACAGAACTCAATCGGTGGCCGTGTGGTCGATTCCGTCACCAAGAAACCTGTTGCCAACGCCCTTGTCGCGCTCGAGCAGCCGGATCCGGTCACGGGTGTGGACCGCATCGTGCGTTCCGCGCTCAGCGCCAGCGACGGCACCTTCTTCTTCTGCCCGCTGCCCGCTGGTCCGTATGACATCGTAGTCAACGGATCTACCACCAACGCAGCCTACATCACCACCCTCACCACCAATGTTTCTCTGGGAACCGCTGTCGGCGATATTCCCATTACGCCGCAGCCGGGCAGCTCCACAGCCAGCCTGCCTGGAACCATTAATGGATTGGTGACCACCGCTGGTGGCAATGGCTCAGACATCGTGCTCTCAGCCTTGCAGGCTGGCAGTTCCACGCTGCAGTTCACCGTGCCTCTCCTCCCTGGCTCCAGCTCCATCATTACAACTGGCGCCAGCTCTACCTGCCCCACCGGCACGAATTGTGCGAATTACTCCCTGGTGGTGCCAGCCAGCAATCCTGTCGTCGGTACCTACAGCTCTACCGGAACCGCTTATGCGGCTCCAGCTACGGGTACGGTCAACTACTCGGTCGATGCCTTGGCCTTCCTGGCTGATGGTTCCGATACTCCCAACTGCTCGCCTTCCGAGATCGTCACCAAGCAGGACATCGCCAATGTCACACTGGCGGTCCTTCCCGGTGCGCCGATCGTAGCGAAGACGACTTCCTTCACGGGATGCCAATAA
- a CDS encoding biotin/lipoyl-binding protein, whose protein sequence is MERSSDTVVSKGAGISVGMAAFAVVLALVVLWQMNRNPRTDDASVRANYVQFAPEVSGRVISLAVKDNSFVKQGSVLFAIDSRSYEYALQQALSDQELLEKQIVDERRKIAAQSSTVEAARARLSASQTQTHTVASGVQAASAAVQRAQAALNSADAQKKLAISDLNRIEPLLEKQYVTAEQVDTARTRARIAEHAYVEAQASLQEAIAQQRRAQSLQEESHIAVAGSEARLHESIHSVDTLDSLLAQRTARAARVAAARLDLERCTVIAPFDGYVTNLNISEGEYAKPGVPIFTLIDQRNWYVIANYRESDLKAIWPGKHVDLYLMSNPSRRFDGVVESVGYGVSPDDSGLSNGLPQIEHSLNWVHLAARFPVRIRVQNPDPRVFRIGETAISVVR, encoded by the coding sequence TTGGAACGGTCAAGTGACACTGTAGTTTCCAAGGGTGCCGGCATCTCCGTGGGCATGGCTGCATTTGCAGTGGTGCTCGCGCTGGTCGTTCTCTGGCAGATGAATCGCAATCCACGTACGGATGACGCCAGCGTCCGGGCAAATTATGTACAGTTCGCGCCAGAAGTAAGCGGACGAGTCATATCCCTCGCGGTGAAAGACAATTCCTTTGTAAAGCAGGGCAGCGTATTATTCGCGATCGATTCTCGCTCGTATGAATACGCGCTGCAGCAGGCGCTCTCCGATCAGGAACTGCTGGAGAAACAGATTGTGGATGAGCGGCGGAAGATCGCTGCTCAGTCCAGCACGGTAGAAGCCGCCCGCGCCAGGTTGAGCGCGTCTCAAACGCAAACCCACACGGTAGCCAGTGGTGTGCAGGCAGCCAGTGCGGCAGTGCAACGCGCTCAGGCTGCCTTGAACTCAGCAGATGCTCAAAAGAAACTGGCGATCAGCGATCTCAACCGCATTGAGCCCTTGCTGGAAAAACAATATGTCACCGCCGAACAGGTAGATACAGCCCGAACCAGGGCGCGAATCGCCGAACATGCCTACGTGGAGGCACAGGCATCGCTTCAGGAGGCGATCGCTCAGCAGAGAAGAGCACAGTCCCTTCAGGAGGAGTCGCACATTGCAGTTGCGGGCTCGGAGGCGCGCCTGCATGAGAGCATCCATTCCGTGGATACGCTGGATAGCCTGTTGGCTCAGCGAACCGCGCGTGCTGCAAGAGTCGCAGCGGCAAGGCTGGATCTAGAGCGCTGCACGGTCATTGCTCCATTCGACGGCTACGTCACCAACCTCAACATCTCCGAAGGGGAATATGCAAAGCCTGGTGTGCCGATCTTTACCCTCATCGATCAGCGCAATTGGTATGTCATCGCCAATTACCGCGAATCCGATCTGAAAGCAATCTGGCCTGGCAAGCACGTGGATCTCTACCTGATGAGCAATCCTTCTCGACGGTTTGATGGTGTGGTGGAAAGCGTCGGCTATGGCGTCTCACCGGACGACAGCGGCTTGAGCAATGGACTTCCGCAGATAGAACACTCGTTGAACTGGGTTCACCTGGCTGCTCGCTTTCCCGTTCGCATTCGCGTTCAGAATCCTGATCCGCGTGTCTTCCGCATCGGTGAAACGGCAATAAGCGTCGTGAGATAA
- a CDS encoding ammonium transporter produces the protein MSPMLKQRPNLSYSQKLSRLATRMKDPEWRHYGRTLLLGKALGVASVLLVIGAMSSVFFTKVYAAEIEVKAADIVNPVNTMWTLIAAFLVFGMQVGFTMLEAGFCRSRETVNVLMECIVDTCLCGILFYAIGFAFMFSHGNGFIGYHWFFLQGAPATYESTGVAFLAFWIFQFAFADTCSTITSGAMIGRTGFIGDLLYSLAVSGFIYPIIGHWAWGPDGFLALMGSDGHFLPSLGTGFHDFAGSTVVHTIGGFIALAGSIVLGPRIGRTFKRDGGGPMLPHDLTIAASGGLLLWFGWYGFNPGSTLSAMDFAGIGRVAANTTLAACAAGLTAMLYAYMLSRKWDVSFTVNGFLAGLVAITCPCYWVSPTGSIILGGIAGVIVVLGVELLEWLRIDDPIGAVPVHGLCGIWGTLSLGFFATGQFGASGPVSPDNSAVVKGLFYGGGLQVLKAQFIGSFIITTATFLVALAVMYLVHMTGTLRVSEEGELYGLDLHEHGISAYPEYVITALATPQGLSQSHAVER, from the coding sequence ATGTCTCCAATGTTGAAGCAGAGGCCAAACCTCTCGTACTCTCAAAAACTTTCCAGGCTGGCCACTCGGATGAAAGATCCGGAATGGCGCCACTATGGAAGGACATTGCTCCTCGGCAAGGCGTTGGGTGTTGCATCTGTCTTGCTGGTAATCGGCGCGATGTCCTCTGTCTTTTTTACTAAGGTGTATGCCGCTGAGATTGAGGTAAAAGCTGCTGATATCGTCAATCCGGTGAACACAATGTGGACGCTGATCGCTGCCTTCCTCGTCTTCGGAATGCAGGTCGGCTTCACTATGCTTGAAGCTGGCTTTTGCCGTTCACGGGAAACCGTGAATGTGTTGATGGAGTGCATTGTTGATACCTGTCTATGCGGAATCCTGTTCTACGCCATCGGATTCGCCTTCATGTTCAGCCATGGCAATGGGTTCATCGGCTACCACTGGTTCTTTCTACAAGGTGCGCCCGCAACCTATGAGAGCACCGGCGTGGCGTTTCTCGCCTTCTGGATATTTCAGTTCGCTTTTGCGGATACCTGCTCCACCATCACCTCTGGAGCAATGATCGGACGCACCGGCTTCATTGGTGATCTGCTCTATAGTCTTGCAGTGTCGGGTTTCATTTATCCGATCATTGGGCACTGGGCCTGGGGGCCGGATGGCTTTCTCGCACTCATGGGGAGTGATGGACACTTTCTACCGTCGCTAGGTACGGGCTTCCACGACTTTGCAGGCTCAACTGTAGTTCATACGATTGGCGGCTTCATTGCTCTGGCAGGCTCCATTGTGCTGGGTCCGCGAATCGGTCGTACCTTTAAGCGGGATGGCGGTGGCCCCATGCTTCCGCATGATCTCACCATTGCGGCATCAGGCGGCCTTCTTCTGTGGTTTGGGTGGTATGGGTTTAATCCCGGAAGCACGCTCTCAGCGATGGACTTCGCAGGTATTGGCCGTGTCGCGGCGAACACGACTCTGGCCGCATGCGCAGCCGGCTTGACGGCGATGCTCTATGCCTACATGCTCAGCAGGAAATGGGATGTTAGCTTTACTGTCAATGGTTTTCTGGCGGGCCTGGTAGCTATCACCTGCCCATGCTATTGGGTAAGTCCAACTGGATCGATCATCCTTGGCGGAATCGCCGGAGTGATCGTCGTGCTTGGAGTGGAGTTACTCGAGTGGCTGCGCATCGATGATCCAATCGGCGCCGTTCCTGTCCATGGTTTATGCGGCATCTGGGGAACGCTTTCACTCGGCTTCTTCGCAACTGGTCAGTTTGGGGCCAGCGGACCTGTAAGTCCTGATAACTCCGCTGTTGTCAAAGGCCTGTTCTATGGCGGCGGACTTCAGGTTCTGAAGGCCCAATTCATCGGCAGTTTCATCATTACGACTGCTACATTTCTGGTAGCTCTTGCCGTGATGTACCTGGTGCACATGACCGGAACTCTTCGCGTCTCGGAAGAGGGCGAACTCTACGGTCTGGATCTGCACGAACACGGAATCTCTGCCTACCCCGAGTATGTGATTACGGCGTTGGCAACTCCTCAAGGACTCTCACAATCGCACGCAGTGGAGAGGTAA
- a CDS encoding TetR/AcrR family transcriptional regulator yields MAYTMKNPRKHTKLEPQKFKAGAELRRKVLEAAGRLLDEGGYENVSIRRIADEVGCSQMAMYRHFPDKDALLQQLCVNLYQQFTLQLDKERLEDPRERLRQAMRRFIKLSVKNPHHYRLAFLTQARSAQGRELRIKVANPALDYFRKNMQLTLPPGTPLSVVEERLHQILACLHGMSVLLITHPHVYGITKESALRELECVFDMLLTDKCPNKEAYEKSVSA; encoded by the coding sequence ATGGCCTACACGATGAAGAACCCAAGAAAACATACGAAACTGGAGCCGCAAAAATTCAAGGCCGGGGCAGAACTACGGCGGAAGGTTCTGGAGGCTGCGGGCCGGCTGCTCGACGAAGGTGGATACGAGAATGTATCGATCCGTCGAATCGCCGACGAGGTAGGATGCTCACAGATGGCGATGTACCGGCATTTCCCGGATAAAGATGCCCTGCTGCAACAACTCTGCGTCAATCTGTACCAGCAATTCACTCTACAGCTTGACAAGGAGCGGCTTGAGGATCCCCGGGAGCGATTGCGACAGGCGATGCGCCGGTTTATCAAGTTGTCCGTAAAAAATCCCCATCACTACAGGCTTGCCTTTTTAACCCAGGCACGGAGCGCACAGGGACGGGAGTTGCGCATCAAGGTGGCAAATCCAGCACTCGACTATTTTCGAAAAAATATGCAGTTAACACTTCCGCCCGGCACGCCGCTCTCAGTGGTTGAAGAGCGACTGCATCAGATTCTGGCCTGTCTGCACGGAATGTCGGTGCTGTTGATTACGCATCCTCACGTGTACGGTATAACCAAGGAATCGGCCCTCCGCGAACTGGAATGCGTCTTCGACATGCTGCTTACAGATAAGTGCCCGAACAAGGAAGCATATGAAAAGAGTGTTTCAGCTTAG
- a CDS encoding porin has protein sequence MTCFSACTLFLTMLSITTYSALCQSTTAAPDTQAPAPAPAATPAAGPTWSIGGIDFSGFVDGYYEFNANHPADEFNQYRNFDEKANQFSLNLAKVTLSHDPDPIGFRLDIGFGRAFETVHATEQSSSIFRNIEQAYISLKPPKAKGFEADFGEFVTSAGAEVIETKDNWNYSRSILFAYAIPYYHFGLRTSIPVTKTITGGFQLVNGWNNVEDNNSGKTLGFTGALTKPKFTWNVNYYTGPEKPNTNKGWRNLIDTTLLMTPNSKVNFYLNYDYAQERNLDRSLSHYQGFAGAAHEQLTSHFALAQRAEYFNDPQGFSTATTQSLNEFTLTGEYKWVEGLLTRLEYRRDHSDHNVFMRGPTPAADQNQNTVSIGFIGFFGPKR, from the coding sequence ATGACGTGCTTCAGTGCCTGCACCTTATTTCTGACCATGCTTTCTATCACAACGTACTCCGCGCTCTGTCAATCGACGACTGCCGCGCCAGATACCCAGGCACCTGCTCCGGCTCCGGCAGCGACACCAGCGGCAGGCCCGACCTGGAGTATTGGCGGGATCGATTTTAGCGGATTCGTCGATGGGTACTACGAGTTCAATGCAAATCATCCTGCAGATGAGTTCAATCAATATCGTAACTTCGACGAGAAGGCCAACCAGTTCAGTTTGAATCTCGCAAAGGTAACGCTCTCTCACGATCCCGATCCGATTGGCTTTCGGCTCGATATTGGATTTGGAAGAGCCTTCGAGACGGTGCATGCTACCGAGCAAAGCTCCTCGATCTTCCGCAATATTGAACAGGCATACATCAGCCTCAAGCCGCCCAAGGCCAAGGGATTTGAGGCTGACTTCGGAGAATTTGTAACGTCGGCGGGTGCAGAAGTGATCGAGACAAAAGATAACTGGAACTACTCTCGCTCCATTCTCTTTGCCTATGCAATTCCTTACTACCACTTTGGGCTGCGCACTTCGATACCAGTCACCAAGACGATCACCGGAGGCTTTCAATTGGTGAATGGCTGGAACAACGTCGAAGATAACAACAGCGGTAAGACCCTGGGATTCACCGGGGCACTTACAAAGCCTAAGTTCACATGGAATGTTAACTACTACACCGGTCCGGAGAAGCCCAATACAAACAAGGGTTGGAGAAACCTGATCGACACGACGCTACTGATGACGCCTAACAGCAAGGTGAATTTCTACCTGAATTATGACTATGCACAGGAGAGGAATCTCGACCGATCCCTGTCGCATTATCAGGGATTCGCCGGAGCCGCTCACGAGCAGTTGACATCCCACTTTGCACTCGCACAGCGCGCAGAGTACTTCAACGATCCGCAGGGCTTCTCGACGGCAACGACCCAAAGCCTCAATGAATTCACGCTCACCGGGGAATACAAATGGGTGGAGGGCTTGCTCACGCGACTGGAGTATCGTCGTGACCACTCCGACCACAACGTCTTTATGCGTGGGCCTACGCCCGCTGCCGATCAAAACCAGAACACGGTCTCCATTGGGTTTATCGGATTCTTTGGACCCAAGCGGTAA
- a CDS encoding efflux RND transporter periplasmic adaptor subunit produces MQTKKWISGVFLLLTLGLLYLASTHHWFRRVGGDTSAPAGAHDAKKVLYWYDAMNPQHHYDRPGKAPDGMDLVPFYDEQPSSPTSQGNTVIPSDGGNAPTMSSKETTTEARKVLYWYDPMHPKYRADKPGIAPDCGMTLVPKYADEESLSQMPMGTVKISDDKQILAGVRTTLVERKPLMRDIHTTAQIVADETKIARIHVKVSGYIDQVFVDFVGQLVKKGQPLFTIYSPDLVSTQEEYLIAKRGETTLGSAPFADVADGAKSLLRSTRERLKLWDISDDQIRQLDKTGKVNRTLTFYSPVTGFVTDRKVFPQTSVTPDTELYTVSDLSTVWAEASIYEYEVPYVHLGQKMTLSLSYFPGKTYTGTITYIYPTVDPQTRTVKVRMELRNPGFALKPQMFADAQLQVNYGTKILVPQEAVLDSGTEQTVFVVHPGGLFEPRKVTLGPILDGNVAILSGLQAGETVVTSGNFLIDSESRLKSSMSGMKH; encoded by the coding sequence ATGCAAACAAAGAAATGGATCAGCGGTGTTTTTCTTCTGCTGACGCTGGGATTGTTGTATCTTGCCTCAACTCATCATTGGTTCCGGCGTGTAGGTGGAGACACTTCCGCACCTGCGGGCGCGCATGATGCGAAGAAGGTTCTCTACTGGTACGACGCGATGAACCCGCAACATCACTATGATCGTCCGGGGAAGGCTCCAGACGGCATGGATCTCGTACCGTTCTATGACGAGCAACCATCATCGCCGACCAGCCAGGGAAACACCGTGATCCCCTCTGACGGCGGCAATGCACCCACAATGTCCAGCAAAGAGACTACTACGGAAGCACGCAAAGTCCTTTATTGGTATGACCCTATGCATCCGAAATACAGGGCAGATAAGCCAGGAATAGCTCCTGATTGCGGTATGACCCTTGTGCCGAAATATGCCGATGAGGAGAGCCTCTCCCAGATGCCAATGGGCACCGTGAAGATATCCGACGACAAGCAGATACTCGCCGGGGTGAGAACCACTCTAGTCGAACGCAAGCCGCTCATGCGCGACATACACACTACGGCACAGATCGTTGCCGATGAAACGAAGATTGCGCGTATCCATGTTAAGGTGTCTGGCTATATCGATCAGGTGTTCGTTGATTTTGTGGGACAACTCGTAAAGAAGGGCCAGCCACTCTTCACCATCTACAGTCCCGACCTGGTATCAACTCAGGAAGAATATCTGATTGCAAAGCGAGGAGAGACCACGCTGGGGAGCGCGCCCTTCGCGGATGTGGCAGATGGAGCCAAATCATTGTTGCGCTCCACCCGCGAACGCCTGAAGTTATGGGACATATCCGATGACCAGATTCGGCAACTGGATAAAACAGGAAAGGTCAACAGAACTCTTACCTTCTACTCTCCGGTCACTGGCTTTGTTACGGATCGCAAGGTATTCCCCCAAACATCGGTTACGCCGGACACAGAACTCTATACTGTCTCCGATCTATCCACGGTATGGGCTGAAGCCTCGATCTATGAATACGAGGTTCCGTACGTGCACCTTGGCCAGAAGATGACGCTTAGTTTGAGTTATTTCCCAGGGAAGACTTACACGGGAACGATCACCTATATATATCCAACCGTAGATCCGCAGACTCGAACGGTAAAGGTTCGCATGGAACTTCGCAATCCTGGATTTGCGCTGAAGCCCCAGATGTTCGCGGATGCCCAACTGCAAGTGAATTACGGGACGAAGATACTGGTTCCGCAAGAGGCAGTCCTCGATTCGGGCACTGAGCAGACTGTGTTTGTGGTGCATCCAGGTGGACTCTTCGAGCCTCGCAAAGTGACGCTTGGACCCATTCTGGACGGAAACGTCGCCATACTATCCGGTCTACAGGCTGGGGAAACAGTCGTAACATCGGGCAATTTTCTTATCGACTCCGAGAGCAGGTTAAAGAGTTCGATGAGTGGAATGAAGCACTAA